A genomic window from Chrysoperla carnea chromosome 3, inChrCarn1.1, whole genome shotgun sequence includes:
- the LOC123295306 gene encoding uncharacterized protein LOC123295306, with protein MAGLKRPFRVAVEGNISAGKSSFLEYFKRYSNIDTYTEPISTWTNFKGNNLLELLYTDIKKWNFLFQNFVQLSRFKIQTSKPTNLNKNVQIFERTLQSNRFCFGKMAFEQGYLTHPEFLVNTKWYETLNELEDISVDLIVYVRCSPETCFHRLKIRNRTEETNVSLKYLQDVHEIHDRWLISPESEPCAPVLVLDAEKDINELVLDYEKYKEYILGEKIYPSNIKYVEKTYPVLTKPMKNYQQICVEGNLSSGKSILLQNLQDNSLIECIQEPIDNWRDLEGFNLLKLLYSDLKRWNFLFRSYVQLTFLQSHIKQNLNNTNNCKLFVMERSLYSNRYVFIEHAHKFGYLTKAEYDTLIAWFDVLIERCDVNIDHIVYIQSSPTLCLERLKKRGRPEEDNIPLEYLQQLHDFHEKWLTQSSINHTPLFIIDSHRSEMQLVKDFEKRFIQNQK; from the exons ATGGCTGGCTTAAAAAGGCCATTTCGAGTGGCTGTGGAAGGAAATATTAGTGCTGGAAAAAGTTCgtttcttgaatattttaaaagatattcaaACATTGATACTTATACG gaaCCTATTTCAACTTGGACGAATTTTAAGGGgaataatttattagaattattatatacggatataaaaaaatggaattttttatttcaaaattttgtacaattatcgcgatttaaaattcaaacatCAAAACCAacgaatttgaataaaaatgttcaaatttttgaaagaacaCTACAAAGTAAcag ATTTTGTTTTGGGAAAATGGCATTTGAGCAAGGTTATTTAACACATCCTGAGTTCTTAGTGAACACAAAATGGTATGAAACCTTAAATGAACTTGAAGATATTTCAGTTGACTTAATAG tatatgttCGATGTAGTCCCGAGACCTGCTTTCATCGCTTAAAGATAAGAAATCGCACTGAAGAGACCAACGTTAGTTTAAAATATCTACAAGACGTGCATGAAATCCATGATCGATGGTTAATATCACCTGAATCAGAGCCATGTGCGCCTGTTCTAGTATTAGATGCCGAAAAAGATATAAATGAATTAGTACTCGATTATGAGAAATATAAGGAATATATTTTAGGTGAAAAAATATATCCATCAAATATCAA ATATGTAGAAAAAACGTATCCAGTATTAACAAAACCAatgaaaaattatcaacaaatatGCGTTGAAGGTAATTTATCATCTGGAAAATcaattcttttacaaaatttacaagatAATAGTTTGATTGAATGTATTCAG GAACCAATCGACAATTGGCGTGATCTCGAaggatttaatttattaaaacttttgtatagTGATTTAAAAAgatggaattttttatttcgaagttatgttcaattaacatttttacaaagtcatataaaacaaaatttgaataatacaaataattgtaaACTTTTTGTTATGGAACGTTCGTTGTATAGTAAtag atacGTATTCATTGAGCATGCGCATAAATTTGGATATTTAACAAAAGCTGAATATGACACGTTAATTGCTTGGTTTGATGTTCTTATAGAAAGGTGCGATGTCAATATTGATCATATCG TATACATTCAATCATCACCTACATTATGTCTAGAACGTCTCAAAAAACGCGGACGTCCTGAAGAAGATAATATACCATTAGAATATCTACAGCAATTacacgattttcatgaaaaatggtTAACACAATCGAGTATAAATCACACACctctatttattattgattcacATCGTTCAGAAATGCAATTGGTTAAGGATTTTGAAAAACGTTTCATAcagaatcaaaaataa
- the LOC123295527 gene encoding facilitated trehalose transporter Tret1-like produces MAEKNSTCLTPRWRQYAAVIISTFAMFASGMHYSWTSPSLPKLFSNDSTIRINTEQGSWLASISLLGDLIGAPVGAFIADYLGRKEAVFFSVTPYLIGWILIAVAESYPILLLARFVVGIGDGSSYTILPMYIGEISDNDIRGRLGNFIQVMADFGALCLYSIGPFVSIKTMAVISSVIPILIYIVFPWFPESPYHLLIHGDYDKARKVLQKFRGRMEVDNELKEMNKIVVKQSAMSSSWKELFVTRSNLKALLILMGLKTIQQFSGISVVLVYTELIFESATHNGLSPSISAIIVGAVQLVFSFFSAVVVDYVGRKPLLIASSLGCAICLGGQTLYFYFQNHPNIEYFQWLPITSMIGYIIMYSYGLGALPFMMPSELFPTNIKAKALCIMDVYLALAAFVVIKLYYPTAMMFGFYVPFAFFTFSCLISIFFIVFCVPETKGRSLDEIQEILKGKGIKGNQTAPCKC; encoded by the exons atgGCGGAAAAAAATTCCACATGTTTAACACCAAGGTGGCGTCAATATGCGGCTGTTATTATAT cAACCTTTGCAATGTTTGCATCTGGTATGCATTATTCATGGACATCTCCAtctttaccaaaattatttagcAACGATTCCACAATTCGAATCAACACTGAACAAGGTTCATGGCTAGCATCAATCAGTTTATTAGGAGATTTAATCGGTGCTCCAGTCGGAGCATTTATAGCCGATTATCTAGGACGAAAAGAAGCTGTATTTTTCAGTGTTACACCATATTTAATTGGCTGGATATTAATTGCCGTGGCTGAATCATATCCAATATTACTTTTAGCCCGTTTCGTAGTGGGTATAGGTGATGGCTCTTCATATACAATCTTACCCATGTACATTGGTGAAATCTCCGATAATGATATTCGTGGTCGACTCGGGAATTTCATTCAAGTAATGGCAGATTTTGGTGCACTATGCTTATATTCAATCGGACCATTTGTCTCGATAAAAACAATGGCGGTAATTTCGTCAGTGatacctattttaatttatattgtatttccATGGTTCCCAGAATCCCCGTATCATTTACTAATCCATGGTGATTATGATAAAGCAcgaaaagttttacaaaaatttcgtGGACGTATGGAAGTTgataatgaattaaaagaaatgaataaaattgtcGTAAAACAATCCGCTATGTCCAGCAGTTGGAAAGAATTATTCGTAACAAGAAGTAATTTGAAAGCGTTGCTAATTTTAATGGGATTAAAAACCATTCAACAATTCAGTGGAATTTCTGTGGTTTTAGTGTACACGGAACTTATTTTCGAATCTGCGACACATAATGGATTATCGCCAAGTATATCAGCAATTATTGTTGGTGCCGTACAACTTGTGTTCAGTTTCTTCTCAGCGGTCGTTGTTGATTATGTTGGTCGCAAACCATTATTGATTGCATCAAGTTTAGGATGTGCTATTTGTTTGGGAGGTCaaacattgtatttttatttccaaaatcaTCCAAATATTGAGTATTTCCAATGGTTGCCAATTACTTCCATGATTGGGTACATTATAATGTACAGTTATGGTTTGGGAGCACTTCCATTTATGATGCCAAGTGAATTGTTTCCAACGAATATTAAAGCCAAAGCATTGTGCATTATGGATGTTTATTTAGCTCTGGCGGCATTTGTTGTAATTAAACTGTACTATCCGACTGCCATGATGTTTGGATTTTATGTTCCTTTtgcatttttcacattttcatgtttaatttcCATATTCTTTATTGTGTTTTGTGTGCCAGAAACAAAAGGACGTTCGTTAGATGAAATCCAAGAGATTTTAAAAGGTAAAGGTATCAAGGGTAATCAAACTGCCCCATGTAAATgttag